The stretch of DNA TCTTAGATACTGAATTACTTCATACGGTATTTTAAAACCTGCTACTGCTGATATAAGCATTGCTGGAATTTCGAAGATGCCATGTGGAAGGATTAAAGCCAATATTAATTTTATAGGCACTCCAGAATTATATGCATTAGAAATTAACATTCCTAAACTAAAACCATTAAATATTAAGTTTATAAAGGTAGAAAAACCAAAGGTTATTGCTCCTGCCAACATTAGAAAGATAACTTTTAGATTATTTGATAATATAATACAAAATGAACTTTTTAAAATTAATATATTTTGATATATGTTTACTGATTCAAATTTAGATTGTGGCAATGATAAAAAACCAAATAATATCCCAATTAGATAAATACCCAGAGACATTATACAACAATATGACTTATAGTTTTTTAAAATATTCATACTATCATCTTTATACCAATATTACGGCAATGTTTCCATATTTATCTTCCAGCTTCTTGGCGTATTCTATAATATCTTTTTTTTCATAAGAATAACTTTTTTCAGCCAATTTTTTAAGAGGAGCGTATCTAAAAAATTTATCAGCTGAATTTTCTTTTTTAAGAATTACTCGCAATACAAAATCTATCGGTAACATTAATAAAGTAATAAGCATTCCGATAATAAGCACAAACGAGCCTAAATATTCTCCATATCTTTTTAAGATATCATGCACTGGGGCAGATGTATTTAATGGTTTATTATATATCTCCACATTAAACTCTTGGTTTTCTAAATTTTGTTTATACTTATTTATGTTATTTACCACGGTTGTGTATATTTTCTCATAATGAGGATATAATTTTTTATCCAACATATTACTTGGTTTTGAGGTTGTTATTTTTTTATATGTGTCATATTTACTATTTGCAATTAAAATTGCATTAATACCCTCAGTTTTAATTGTGGTTATTATTTTTTCCATACTTGCTTCTAAATACTTTTGTTCTTCTGAAATATCATAAATTTTAGTTGTTTTTGGATAATATATTTTAATCATAACATATACCGCCTCCAAAAAAATTAAAAAAGATAAATTATTATATTTATTGTAAGCTATAATATTCGCCCTATTGAAATTTTAATTATATGGGAAGGATTAAATTCATAATATCAAGTGTTGATATTTTTAAAGAATGTGCAAAGTGACCCCTACCAATTTACTTTATAATAATAGGGCTAATTTAGCATATGCTAAAGGACCTGCTGGTGGAACATCTATCCCATAATTCAATGCAATCGTTGCGAGCTCAGCATATGATGGATTTTCGTCAAGGTAGGAAGCAGCCATTAGTCCTAAACTAATATCTCCTGTGCTTATTGGTTCAGCAAACACAGCTCCTACCATACAGAGCATAGCCACAGCAGCGAAACCTTTAAGTAAGTTTAGCTTCATAATATATTCACCTCCTTTATGGTGGTTAAGTTCATTAGTCTTCGGCTCCTAACCTACAAAGGTTCATCACAGCCAAAAGGTTGGCTCCGAACATTCCTTCAAATGTTCATCATCGCCGACCTTTTTTATTTTCCATTAAATTATTTAATGAGTATTTTAATATTGTAATTAATTTCCATTTTTTTCGTAATTATTGTATATGCAAAACTACTATATATATATATATATATTATGATTTGAATTAAATAGAAAATTATTTAAATTAAACTTAACTGTTATTAACCTATGTTAATAGATAATTAGCAATTTTTGGAGTTATATAAACCTCTACGAAAGCGGCTATAATTATTAATATTATTGAAATTAGAGCTAATTTTAAGAATCCTTTTATATCTTCCTCTGTTATTGGCTTTTCTTTCTTATCTCTTAGATACTGAATTACTTCATACGGTATTTTAAAACCTGCTACTGCTGATATAAGCATTGCTGGAATTTCGAAGATGCCATGTGGAAGGATTAAAGCAGTTATTAATTTTAACGGTTCATTAGTTTGAAAAGTAGAGCCGATTAAAACCCCAACATTAAAACCATTAAATATTAAGTTTATAAAAGTAGAAAAACCGAAAGTAATAGAACCAGCCAACATTAAAAAGATAACTTTTAAGTTGTTTAGTAGAATTGTAGGAAAGTTGAATTTTATATTTAACTTTTGATTTATTTCTTCCCCATTGTAGTTTTTTGAGAAGTCGTTTATGAATGTAATGCCTGATATGAAACCTGTTAAAAAGATTGAGATTGTTAATATTAATAACAGTGATAATTTACTTTCAGTTCTCATACCACCACATTTTTATTCTCATTAATAGTTAAATTTAGGTTATTAATTATTACTACCTCTCTTCTTTTTGGATTTTTTGTATTTAGCAATAATACTAAATGTAATTATTAACATCACAAATATCATTAAAAACACACTAGATGTAAAAAAATCTACTCGATATACTATACTAACTATAAATCCCAATATCAAATAGATTTTAACAAATATCCATAAAAATGACATGGAAAATAGCGCTTCCCTAATTCTCCCTGTTTGTTTTTCCCCCATTAAATATAAATAATACTCAGGAAATAAGATATGATATATATATTGATTATTAATTTTCATATCAATCACACCATTAGTATTTTTAATTAAAGTATTTTTTAAATTAAATCAAAAAATAAAAATTAATAAAATTAATGTAAAAAGATTTACATAGCAATTCCTAAACATACCCAAAAAGTACCTCCTGTTGCTATTCCAGCACCAACTATTCCTGCATAAAGAGCGGCTGTTCCCACTCCTACCTCAAATCCTGCTTTTGCTCCATGAACTATTGGATGATTATTTGCATTATCTGCAGCTGCACAATATCCATATAATGCACCGCCAATATCTCCCAAAGCCACTGGTGTAGCAAACACAGCTCCTACCATACACAGCATAGCAATAGCAGCGAAACCTTTAAGTAGGTTCAATTTCATAGTTTATTCACCTCCTTTATGGTGGTTAAGTTCATTAGTCTTCGGCTCCGAACCTACAAAGGTTCATCATCGCCAAGGTCGGCTCCGAATAGTTCCCACCTATTCATCATCGCCGACCTTTTTTCATTTTTCTTTAATATTTTTAAATAGTGATTTAATATTTTATTTAATATCACAATTAATTTCCATTTTTTTCGTAATTATTATATGCAAAACCCCTATATATATCAATTTGAATTAAATAGAAAATTATTTAAATTAAACTTAACTGTTATTAACCTATGTTAATAGATAATTAGCTATTTCTGGAGTTATATAAACCTCTATAAAAGCAGCTATAACTATTAATATTATTGAAATTAATGCTAATTTTAAGAATTCTTTTATATCATCTTCTGTTATTGGCTTTTCTTTCTTATCTCTTAGATATTGAATTACTTCATAAGGTATTTTAAAACCTGCTACTGCTGATATTAACATTGCTGGAATTTCAAATATGCCGTGTGGAAGTATTAAAGCGGTTATTAATTTTAATGATTCATTAGTTTGAAAAGTAGAGCCGATTAAAACCCCAACATTAAAACCATTAAATATTAGATTTATAAAAGTAGAAAAACCAAAGGTGATAGAACCAACCAACATTAGAAAGATAACTTTTAAGTTGTTTAATAAGATTGTAGGAAAGTTGAATTTTATATTTAACTTTTGATTTATTTCTTCTCCTTTGTAGTTTTTTGAAAAGTCGTTTATGAATGTAATGCCTGAGATAAAACCTATTGAAAAGATTAAGATTGTTAATATTGATGGTAGTTTTTTCATGGTTTCACACAAAATATATGTCCCTCTTAATACCATAAATTAAATAAAATGATGCCAATATCCCCCCTGCAAAACCTACAAAAAATGATAATGGTAAATAATTAATTACCTTAAAATAATCAAATACATTTTGAATTAACCAATCAGCTACATTAACAAAAATAACTACAACTATTAAATATATTTTTAATAAATTTATATTTTCCAATAATTTTTCATCTAATTTTAATAATTTAATAACGATAATGTTGATTATTACCCCAGAAATTATTAATACAGTGTTTAAGATAATATTGGTTATATTCGTTAGTTCATAATACACCTGCAATGTTATTACAAAATAAGATAACAGTATGAATAAAACACCAATTAAGGAAATAAATCCAATATATTTTTTATTTATTTCTTTATTTTCAACATACATGGAGTATCACTAATAAAAATATATTTTATAATAACTCTTAGTTTTTTAAGAATAGGAGCTCACTCTATCATTTTATAATATTTATCGATATATCTTTTAACTTTTATAAATCCTCCAAATCAAAATCCCATCCATCCTACACCTAAAAATAAAAATCCCATTAAGATAAAATATTTTATTCCATTTTCCAACATCATATATAATGGAATTCCAAATATTAAACCACCAATAAACCCAACTAACATAGATATAAATACAAAATTTGCCGATTCTTTTGTATCTTTGATTATCAACATGTGTGGTTTTTTTGATTCATCAATTATCCAACTAAATGTCTAATATCTTATCGATAAATATATATCCCAATATAGCTCCAAATCCAAAATTACCTAAATTACTTTGCACCAATAAATAAATAGGAAACTTATGAAATAATGGTATTATAAGATATAACATGCCTGCTATAATTGACATGGCAATTGGTAATAAAATTATGCATCCCGTAATTTCAAAATTTAGATTTTTCATGCATTTATCTCCATATTCATTGTTGTTTATTTTCATAATATCGCCATAAATATTATTTCAACGATAGCCTCATAAAATTCATTAATTATTAATTAAAGCTTATTTAGGTTTTTTTCAAATAATTGAATCTTTACCATATAATTAACCAAAAACCCGATTAGAATGCCGAAAAATAAGTAAAATATTTTATATAACTGGTTTATATTTGTTAATAGCATGTATCCATACATTAAGATAATTACTAAAATAAACATAACAAATTCAACAGATATTTTTTCTTTGGTATTAAAATTTTCTTCTAAATAATGAAGAGATTTTAAAAAACTAACTTTTTTATTTCTATTTAAAATTACCCAATTAACAAACCATGGCACTATTAATGCGTATATTGTTATAAAAATGGTAATAATAATCCAACTATCCATCTTTATCAACCTATACTGATTAAAAAAATATTAAATAAGAATATTTTAAGTTTTAATATTCCACCAATTTTTCATTTTTTTCATAATTAATATATGTAAAACTGGTATATATTTTTTATGTTTTAATTAAAAAAATGTTATTTAAGTATAATTAACAGGATTTATCTATTATTAAACTTAGTTAATAGGAATTAGCACTTTGAAAATATGAACTATGAAGTTAAAAAAATTAAACCATTAATTAATTTTTATAATTTATTTCTAATAATAAACATCATACACTATAAAAAATATTGCGAATAATAAGATATAATCCATTAAATTTAGCATAAATACACCTCAAAAATAAATAAGTTAAGATTGTTATTTATTTTTTAAAAAAAATTTAATAAAAAGTAGTGTTATATCAATAAAAATCATAATAAATAACAATCCGTTAATAAATAATTTATACGGAGCTCCTATATTATACATTAAAATAAGAAGTATTCCAAATAATATACACCAAATAAGCCTATAATTGCTATATTTTTTATCTTTCATAATATATCACATTAATTTTTTATTTTATATTTTTAAAATATAATTTGCTATTTTATTTTTTATCCTGTGATTAAATTATTTACACTATCGTAATATATATATACAATTAAGTTGCATAATAATGTGTGATTAAATTATTCACATATTCTATAACATAACATACTTATAATATAATATAAATTACAGTAAAATAAATAAAATTAAATTAAAATAAATTATGTAAAAATAAATATATAATTACTAAAATTTTCCATACCTAAAATGGTGATAAAAATGTATGAATGGAAGCTAAATGAAATCGTTGATAATGGACTATGTGCCAAATGTGGTATGTGTGTTGTAGTATGTATAAAGGACTTATTGACATTTGAAGGAGTTCCGAAGTTAAAAGACGAATGTTTAAGAAAAGGAAACGGTATGTGTTATGATGTATGTCCAAGAGTCTCATCAGGAAAATATCAAATAAAGATAAGGGAAAACTTCAAAGAAGAATATTATTATGCAAAAAGTGATATTGAAGGGCAAGATGGGGGAGTTGTAACTGCATTTTTAAAATACTTATTGGAAAATAAAAAGATAGATGGAGCTATAGTTGTAGGGGATGAGTGCTGGAAACCTGTTTCATTAGTAGTGCAAAATGCTGAAGATTTATTAAAAACTACAAAATCAAAATATACCGTTTCAATATTAGATGCACTAAAAAAAGCTGGTGAGATGGGATTAGAAAAGGTTGCAGTTGTAGGATTACCTTGCCAAATAAATGGTTTAAGAAAACTACAATATTTCCCATATTTAGCAAAATACGACAAAAAAGAATGTAAAAATAAAAAATTACCAAAAATAGAATACCTTATTGGATTATTTTGCACTGAGAAGTTTGAATATGACAATATGAAAGAGGTTTTAGCCAAACATGAAATAGATATTGCAAAAGTTGAAAAATTTGATGTTAAAGGAGGAAAATTATTGGCATACATAAATGGAGAGAAAAAAGAGTTTGATTTAAAAGACATTGAAATAAATAAAGGTTGTAAGATATGTAGAGATTTCGACGCAGAAATAGCCGATGTCTCAGTCGGATGCGTTGGAAGTCCAGATGGATATTCAACAGTAATAATAAGAACTGAAAAAGGGGAAGAAATTAAAAATGCTGTTGAATTGAAAGAAGGCGTAGATTTAAATGAAATAAATAAATTAAAAGAATTAAAACTTAATAGATTTAAAAAGGAGCTCGGAAGAAGAAAAGAAAATAACGAAAAAGTATCTTTCTATTGGCTTGCTGATTATGGAGGAGTTGGTAAAAGGGCCGATGGAAATATATTTATAAGAATTAGGGCAAAACCTGCTGGATGGTATTCAATTGATGAAGTTAAAGAAATTATGAAACTAACTGAAAAATACAACGGTAAGGTAAAACTTACCAACAGGGGGGCTTTTGAAATCCATAACATAAGTCCATTTGATGCCGAAGATATGGTTTTAGAGCTCGCTAAAAAAGACTTTATTACAGGTTCAGAAGGACCACTTGTAAGGGCTACACTTGCATGCCCTGGCAAAGGAAACTGTGGAAGTGGATTGATAGATACTACGGAGTTGTGTAGAAGCATTGAAGATAGATTTAAAGAGAGACCCAACACTTATAAATTTAAAATTGCAATAAGTGGATGTCCTAATAAGTGTGTAAGGCCACAAATCCATGATATTGGTATAGTTGGGGTAAAATACCCTATTGTAAATGAAGAAAACTGTAATGGGTGTGGAAGGTGTGCAGATGTCTGTAAGGTCGAAGCAATACATATGAAAGGGAAAACATCATATACAAACTACAATGCATGCATAGGATGCGGTAAATGTATAGCGGCATGCCCAAATGAAGGAAGGGATGTGAAAGAAGAAGGATATATGGTATATGTTGGTGGAAAGTCTGGTCGTGAGGTTGTCGAAGGAATAAGCATGAAGTTAATGAGCGTAGATGAGATATTGAATCTTATAGATAAAGTTATGGTAGTTTATAATAAACACGGTAAAAAACCTCAGAGAGAAAGATTATCCGCTGTTATGGCAAGAATTGGAAAAGGTAAATTCTTAGAAGAAGTTAAAGAACTTATGGAAAAAGAAAAAGGAAAAGAAAAAAACAATTAATAAAATAAAATAATTATAAAAAT from Methanothermococcus okinawensis IH1 encodes:
- a CDS encoding stage II sporulation protein M; protein product: MSLGIYLIGILFGFLSLPQSKFESVNIYQNILILKSSFCIILSNNLKVIFLMLAGAITFGFSTFINLIFNGFSLGMLISNAYNSGVPIKLILALILPHGIFEIPAMLISAVAGFKIPYEVIQYLRDKKEKPITEDDIKEFLKLALISIILIIIAAFVEVYITPKIANYLLT
- a CDS encoding stage II sporulation protein M, whose translation is MRTESKLSLLLILTISIFLTGFISGITFINDFSKNYNGEEINQKLNIKFNFPTILLNNLKVIFLMLAGSITFGFSTFINLIFNGFNVGVLIGSTFQTNEPLKLITALILPHGIFEIPAMLISAVAGFKIPYEVIQYLRDKKEKPITEEDIKGFLKLALISIILIIIAAFVEVYITPKIANYLLT
- a CDS encoding stage II sporulation protein M, producing the protein MKKLPSILTILIFSIGFISGITFINDFSKNYKGEEINQKLNIKFNFPTILLNNLKVIFLMLVGSITFGFSTFINLIFNGFNVGVLIGSTFQTNESLKLITALILPHGIFEIPAMLISAVAGFKIPYEVIQYLRDKKEKPITEDDIKEFLKLALISIILIVIAAFIEVYITPEIANYLLT
- a CDS encoding Coenzyme F420 hydrogenase/dehydrogenase, beta subunit C-terminal domain, encoding MYEWKLNEIVDNGLCAKCGMCVVVCIKDLLTFEGVPKLKDECLRKGNGMCYDVCPRVSSGKYQIKIRENFKEEYYYAKSDIEGQDGGVVTAFLKYLLENKKIDGAIVVGDECWKPVSLVVQNAEDLLKTTKSKYTVSILDALKKAGEMGLEKVAVVGLPCQINGLRKLQYFPYLAKYDKKECKNKKLPKIEYLIGLFCTEKFEYDNMKEVLAKHEIDIAKVEKFDVKGGKLLAYINGEKKEFDLKDIEINKGCKICRDFDAEIADVSVGCVGSPDGYSTVIIRTEKGEEIKNAVELKEGVDLNEINKLKELKLNRFKKELGRRKENNEKVSFYWLADYGGVGKRADGNIFIRIRAKPAGWYSIDEVKEIMKLTEKYNGKVKLTNRGAFEIHNISPFDAEDMVLELAKKDFITGSEGPLVRATLACPGKGNCGSGLIDTTELCRSIEDRFKERPNTYKFKIAISGCPNKCVRPQIHDIGIVGVKYPIVNEENCNGCGRCADVCKVEAIHMKGKTSYTNYNACIGCGKCIAACPNEGRDVKEEGYMVYVGGKSGREVVEGISMKLMSVDEILNLIDKVMVVYNKHGKKPQRERLSAVMARIGKGKFLEEVKELMEKEKGKEKNN